The following are encoded together in the Chitinivibrio alkaliphilus ACht1 genome:
- a CDS encoding YicC/YloC family endoribonuclease: protein MPLVSMTGFGSSEIERPSGFYKVEIKSVNNRYLSIQYRAPRMFNALEARVRKRLSDVLIRGSVHVSIHHELPDSEKQVSHDSYLAGKYVTALQQMAQEHGIDDHIGLDTLSPFYKEIITHESPTFDEQQLWEDLSAAVEAALVPLVEQRRREGAFIQDEFLQIITTLVEGVEQIFEVAPQRLERYREKLATVFREYQNDSCEETRFYTEVALMAEKFDITEEITRLRAHVEALKSLIDRDESGKKINFMLQELGREINTIGSKANDITISEHVVELKEQVEKIREQALNIL, encoded by the coding sequence ATGCCCTTAGTAAGCATGACTGGTTTTGGCAGCAGTGAAATAGAGCGTCCGTCGGGGTTCTATAAAGTAGAGATAAAAAGTGTCAATAATCGATATTTAAGTATACAGTACCGTGCGCCTCGGATGTTTAATGCCCTTGAAGCACGTGTGCGAAAACGGCTTTCCGATGTGTTAATTCGTGGTTCAGTTCATGTTTCTATACACCACGAGCTTCCCGATTCAGAAAAACAGGTGTCGCATGACTCTTATCTTGCTGGTAAGTATGTTACTGCCCTTCAGCAGATGGCTCAGGAGCATGGTATTGATGACCATATTGGCCTTGATACCCTTTCTCCCTTTTATAAGGAGATTATTACTCATGAGTCTCCCACCTTTGATGAGCAGCAGTTATGGGAGGATCTTTCCGCAGCGGTAGAGGCAGCCCTTGTTCCTCTTGTGGAGCAGCGGAGACGGGAGGGGGCTTTTATTCAAGATGAGTTTCTTCAGATCATAACTACCCTTGTAGAGGGAGTTGAGCAGATTTTTGAGGTGGCACCGCAACGCTTAGAGCGATATCGTGAAAAACTTGCCACGGTATTTCGTGAGTATCAAAATGATTCCTGCGAGGAGACTCGTTTTTATACTGAGGTTGCTCTCATGGCGGAGAAGTTTGATATCACTGAAGAAATTACCAGACTGAGGGCCCATGTGGAGGCATTAAAATCTCTTATTGATCGTGACGAAAGTGGAAAGAAAATTAACTTCATGTTGCAGGAATTGGGGCGTGAAATTAACACAATAGGCTCCAAGGCAAACGACATAACCATATCGGAGCATGTGGTTGAGCTAAAAGAGCAGGTTGAGAAAATACGTGAACAGGCGTTAAATATACTATAA
- a CDS encoding DNA-directed RNA polymerase subunit omega: MANDARLEMNLDKFEKERGISRYKAVVMAAKEARFLREQQALGIDDLGGEKPETVAIRRLYEGKVVEVEKSEEYQE, translated from the coding sequence ATGGCTAATGATGCACGATTAGAAATGAATCTTGATAAATTTGAAAAAGAGCGAGGTATCAGCCGATACAAGGCGGTTGTCATGGCAGCAAAGGAAGCACGTTTTTTGCGGGAGCAGCAAGCTCTTGGTATTGATGATCTCGGTGGAGAAAAACCAGAAACGGTTGCCATCCGCCGGCTCTATGAGGGTAAGGTTGTTGAGGTAGAGAAGAGCGAAGAGTACCAGGAGTAG
- the coaBC gene encoding bifunctional phosphopantothenoylcysteine decarboxylase/phosphopantothenate--cysteine ligase CoaBC: MNTSGEIRNILIGVSGGIAAYKIPILVRLLRKNGYAVKVVLSPMGARLVSAETLRTLSGNTVYTEVTSSEYDMGHISLQEWADLFLVAPATANTLGKFRCALADSLLTTLGISLTVPLLFAPAMNDAMWANEGVQENIHAISQRHNCCILPIAEGELACGVRGAGRMVEPEDLYAYIDMATSSYIPVLAGKRILITSGPTCEPLDPVRVLSNRSSGKMGTALARAALYLGARDVVFIHGPQREQLPAGCCCVSVTTAQQMHKAVQAHMSSCDMGIMAAAVGDFSCAGDVPSEKIRREASGDSQGKYTLALEKNEDIAAWFGRHKSSHQLLITFSLETEGLERAAEKMRRKNADFTVYNTVSEGLEGDTTEIRLLSRASDAVVLHMHDVSKNDAARGILEAVVSV; encoded by the coding sequence ATGAATACGTCGGGGGAGATCAGGAATATTCTGATTGGTGTTTCCGGTGGTATTGCTGCATATAAAATACCCATATTAGTACGGCTGTTGCGTAAGAATGGCTATGCAGTGAAGGTTGTTCTTTCGCCCATGGGGGCACGGTTAGTTTCGGCAGAAACGCTCCGCACTCTTTCTGGCAATACCGTGTATACGGAAGTCACCAGCTCCGAGTATGATATGGGACATATTTCCCTTCAGGAATGGGCCGACTTGTTTCTCGTAGCGCCTGCAACTGCCAATACTTTGGGAAAATTTAGATGTGCCTTGGCTGATTCCCTTCTAACCACTCTCGGTATTTCCCTGACAGTACCCCTGCTATTTGCTCCTGCCATGAATGACGCCATGTGGGCGAATGAAGGGGTGCAGGAGAATATTCACGCTATTTCACAGCGGCATAACTGCTGTATTCTCCCCATAGCAGAGGGGGAGTTGGCATGTGGTGTTCGTGGTGCTGGGCGAATGGTTGAACCAGAAGATCTCTATGCGTATATTGATATGGCAACATCATCCTACATTCCAGTACTAGCGGGAAAGCGTATCCTCATTACTTCCGGACCAACGTGTGAACCCCTCGACCCTGTACGGGTACTCTCAAATAGATCAAGCGGAAAAATGGGCACAGCCCTTGCACGGGCAGCGTTATATTTAGGTGCTCGGGACGTCGTGTTTATTCATGGCCCGCAACGGGAACAGCTTCCCGCGGGATGTTGCTGTGTGTCAGTGACAACAGCGCAACAGATGCATAAGGCGGTGCAAGCTCATATGTCGTCATGTGATATGGGTATTATGGCCGCTGCCGTCGGTGATTTCTCCTGTGCAGGAGATGTTCCTTCAGAGAAGATTCGTCGAGAGGCCTCCGGTGACTCCCAGGGGAAATATACCCTTGCCTTAGAAAAAAATGAAGATATTGCAGCATGGTTTGGTCGTCATAAGTCATCACACCAGCTTCTGATTACCTTTTCTCTTGAAACGGAAGGGTTGGAGCGTGCTGCGGAGAAGATGCGGCGAAAAAATGCCGATTTTACGGTGTATAATACGGTATCTGAAGGATTAGAGGGAGATACCACGGAAATACGGCTTCTGTCACGTGCCAGTGACGCTGTGGTTTTGCACATGCACGATGTCTCGAAAAATGATGCAGCACGGGGAATTTTAGAGGCGGTTGTTTCAGTCTAA
- the dnaA gene encoding chromosomal replication initiator protein DnaA translates to MALRSIEKSTQRHHSRLWEEVLHDVRNLLKDPVQYEAYFGNTELLRIHEETAVVSIHNQFVQDIVEEHYGSMILTLLRKKTANAVKAVAFEVVEREKITEQVDISAEEESASQREPESRIINGNLFYPDYTFDTFVVGKSNQMAYHAALSVSEAPGMTSFNPFTIYGKSGLGKTHLLQAIGHFCKHEGTAENIYYITAHDFLQRFLDFIYKRRDLNAFYREFHHVDVLLIDDIHFLSNKIKTQECFYSIFSKLINLNKQIILTSDRLPSEIPHMQENLVNRFKNGLVVDIKPPSLKTRLSILKQKAKTDNIQLSDDVLEYMASQITTNIRALEGVLTKVLASSIFCNRELDLETVQVLLDDYRRERKENVSIEKIQNTVSAYFDISPNQLRAHTRKKSISFPRSIAMYLSRKMTKQALRSIGLEFGGRDYSTVIYACKKIEKLRETDTQFKTTLTSIEERIRTSSK, encoded by the coding sequence TTGGCTCTGAGATCTATCGAAAAATCGACACAAAGACACCATTCCCGTTTATGGGAAGAAGTGCTGCACGATGTCAGAAACCTCTTGAAAGATCCTGTCCAATACGAAGCCTACTTTGGCAATACCGAGCTCCTCCGTATTCATGAGGAAACAGCCGTTGTTTCTATACACAATCAGTTTGTTCAAGATATTGTTGAAGAACATTACGGCTCCATGATCTTAACATTGCTGAGGAAGAAAACAGCCAATGCGGTGAAGGCCGTTGCTTTTGAGGTAGTTGAACGTGAAAAAATCACTGAACAGGTCGATATATCTGCCGAAGAGGAGAGCGCGTCTCAAAGGGAACCTGAAAGTCGAATCATTAACGGAAACCTGTTCTACCCCGACTACACCTTTGACACCTTTGTCGTAGGAAAAAGCAATCAAATGGCATACCATGCAGCCTTATCTGTGTCTGAAGCACCGGGAATGACATCCTTTAACCCCTTTACCATCTATGGGAAAAGTGGCTTAGGGAAAACCCACCTTCTTCAGGCAATCGGCCATTTTTGCAAACATGAGGGGACAGCCGAAAACATCTACTACATTACCGCTCACGACTTTCTACAACGATTTCTTGATTTCATTTATAAACGACGCGATCTCAATGCCTTTTATCGCGAATTCCACCATGTGGATGTATTACTCATTGACGATATTCATTTCTTGAGCAATAAAATAAAAACTCAAGAGTGCTTCTACTCAATTTTTAGCAAACTCATTAATCTCAACAAACAGATCATCCTCACCTCAGACCGGCTTCCCAGTGAGATTCCTCACATGCAGGAAAATTTAGTAAACCGATTCAAAAATGGTCTTGTTGTTGATATCAAGCCCCCTTCTCTCAAAACTCGGCTTTCCATCTTGAAGCAAAAAGCAAAAACTGATAACATTCAGCTCTCAGATGATGTATTAGAGTACATGGCATCACAGATTACAACAAACATCCGTGCCTTGGAAGGGGTGCTCACGAAGGTACTTGCCTCGTCCATATTCTGCAATCGCGAATTGGATCTTGAGACGGTACAAGTTCTTCTGGATGACTATCGCCGTGAACGTAAAGAGAATGTAAGTATCGAAAAAATACAAAACACCGTCTCTGCCTATTTCGATATCAGCCCCAATCAGCTCCGAGCACATACACGGAAAAAATCAATTTCCTTTCCCCGTAGTATAGCCATGTATTTATCAAGAAAAATGACAAAACAAGCTCTGCGAAGTATTGGCCTTGAATTTGGCGGAAGAGATTACTCAACAGTTATTTATGCCTGTAAAAAAATAGAGAAACTCCGTGAGACCGACACACAGTTCAAGACAACCCTTACCTCTATTGAAGAACGAATACGCACGAGCAGCAAATAA
- a CDS encoding MerR family transcriptional regulator, translating into MKKKYYSIGETANHFGVEQYVLRFWEKEFSCLCPKKSAGGSRRYQQRDFDIIEKILYLLYEELYTIEGAKRKLTRLLSIPLDDYKKTEKMLCDPVFVQELQHLLNML; encoded by the coding sequence GTGAAAAAGAAGTATTACTCCATTGGTGAAACCGCCAATCATTTTGGGGTAGAGCAGTATGTATTACGTTTCTGGGAGAAAGAGTTTTCCTGTTTGTGTCCAAAAAAAAGTGCCGGTGGGAGTCGTCGGTATCAGCAGCGAGATTTTGATATTATTGAAAAGATACTCTATCTCCTCTACGAGGAGTTATATACCATAGAGGGTGCGAAACGTAAGCTGACGCGGCTTCTCTCTATTCCCCTTGATGATTATAAAAAGACAGAGAAGATGCTCTGTGATCCTGTATTCGTGCAGGAGCTTCAGCATCTTCTCAACATGCTATAG